The following proteins come from a genomic window of Pseudomonas hygromyciniae:
- a CDS encoding OST-HTH/LOTUS domain-containing protein, which yields MQLSATVLAGKKAISDSTVQSGALVRKTANELKGDTKLLNLLRNAVAYAENEDGWAQLSVVGSRIGNQASLDARNYGYPRLVDLLAAIDLFEMKRVNNHPQIRHKRRVAIAGG from the coding sequence GTGCAGTTATCAGCAACTGTGTTAGCGGGGAAAAAAGCGATTTCAGATAGCACGGTTCAGTCCGGCGCCCTCGTCAGGAAGACTGCGAACGAGTTGAAAGGAGACACAAAGCTCTTGAATCTGCTCCGTAATGCCGTGGCGTACGCTGAGAATGAGGACGGATGGGCGCAATTGAGTGTAGTGGGGAGTCGGATAGGCAACCAGGCATCCCTCGATGCTCGAAATTACGGCTATCCACGACTCGTAGATCTACTGGCAGCAATTGATCTGTTTGAAATGAAACGGGTGAACAATCACCCCCAGATTCGGCATAAACGGCGGGTTGCTATCGCCGGTGGGTAA
- a CDS encoding restriction endonuclease has protein sequence MSYQFYGKNAPKSISCINVEPFLDKLCEITGNFTAIPEHFFKVWNAIWWIDVTSSFPELKEKLAEYALLCQLPPDLDQYLDYEASKLTITQRFHVLATLLESENLTKTLEKYTDPKSFKWYMTSFNLYRNGDLSEDVLESMSKGLRDFCYEIGHFQTALHSIVPKRDSIIQVFSTQNIRYATGELNFDKILKVMKSQFGEPHNGYIAYKGVIIGRLLSQCSTGTTKPSSTAVGMSLEKSVFELYRVIGYTVSETSATGDFGIDILAQSNTEKIGIQCKKYAGAVGVEAVMQAHSGGHYYGCTRFIVYSTSGFTSAALEMASKLKVELLTYKGS, from the coding sequence ATGTCTTACCAATTTTACGGAAAAAATGCCCCCAAAAGTATTTCATGCATCAACGTTGAACCATTTTTGGATAAATTATGCGAAATCACCGGAAACTTTACCGCTATACCTGAACACTTTTTTAAAGTTTGGAACGCGATATGGTGGATTGACGTTACAAGTAGCTTTCCCGAACTTAAAGAAAAACTGGCTGAATATGCATTACTGTGCCAACTACCGCCTGACCTAGATCAATATCTAGATTACGAAGCTTCTAAGCTTACTATTACCCAACGCTTTCATGTGTTAGCTACGTTGCTAGAAAGTGAAAACTTGACGAAAACCCTTGAGAAATATACTGACCCTAAAAGCTTTAAGTGGTATATGACTAGCTTTAATCTCTACAGAAACGGTGATTTATCCGAAGATGTGTTAGAGAGCATGTCAAAAGGGCTTAGAGATTTTTGTTATGAAATAGGTCACTTCCAGACCGCGCTTCACTCGATAGTTCCCAAACGGGATTCAATTATTCAGGTTTTTTCTACTCAAAATATCCGATACGCAACGGGTGAGCTTAATTTCGATAAAATACTGAAGGTTATGAAATCTCAGTTTGGTGAGCCTCATAATGGGTACATCGCATACAAGGGTGTCATTATTGGACGCTTGTTGAGCCAATGTTCAACGGGTACGACGAAACCAAGCTCAACTGCGGTGGGAATGAGCCTTGAAAAGTCTGTGTTTGAGCTTTATAGGGTAATCGGTTATACCGTGTCGGAAACCAGCGCAACGGGTGATTTTGGCATAGACATTCTTGCTCAATCGAATACCGAAAAAATCGGAATCCAATGCAAGAAATATGCTGGAGCGGTAGGTGTGGAAGCCGTAATGCAGGCACACTCAGGTGGGCATTATTATGGTTGTACCCGATTCATCGTTTATAGCACCAGCGGATTCACCTCAGCGGCTCTGGAGATGGCGAGCAAACTCAAGGTCGAGCTTCTGACTTACAAAGGTTCTTAA
- a CDS encoding UvrD-helicase domain-containing protein: MTEARDLRDTVIACEKHILVLGGPGSGKTTLALRKAVHRIRQGLLPGQSVLFLSFSRAAVARIADAAKLESTTQEKDCLSIQTFHSFFWTILKAHGYLLGAPTKLSILLPQDEKALSAGIDDDDVGWPAWLVERDRLFREEGRVAFDLFATNVGDLLKSSSYLLQSVADKHPLIIVDEAQDTSEPAWGNIQLLASRSRVMCLADQEQQIFDFLPGVGPERISVIRQVLQPFAVDLGTQNHRSPNSEILCFGNDTLNGVVRGAPYQGISQLMYRPENPTPNWNHLLRRALKELYGSIIAQAGAMPGTIAILVGNNRSALRMSNALNALGPNVGKAVQHKLHFDEAESLLSARLAAFLLEPKKSENEAFDIASSMDLIAAARNATGQAKAAIATLKAQALQMRQGKQLKINLVKALRGVLVTLSESPFTGDPAYDWLAVKGALRGSGQSELLRVADQLDYLVAFKRGHRISAALAAEWIRDGKYTNARGALDQALAQEQILDGVEAIPGLQIMNIHKAKGKQFDGVIIVREAKRSANGVGSSFVWRDDDPPYPKSRRLLRVGITRARTHLLLLNPLWPVCPLLKGQQL; this comes from the coding sequence ATGACCGAAGCGCGTGATTTGCGCGATACAGTTATCGCCTGCGAGAAGCACATTTTAGTATTAGGCGGCCCCGGAAGCGGCAAAACTACGTTAGCTTTGCGCAAAGCGGTCCACCGGATCAGGCAGGGATTGCTTCCAGGGCAGTCCGTCTTATTCCTCAGTTTTTCACGTGCGGCTGTTGCTAGGATCGCAGATGCGGCGAAGCTGGAGTCCACGACGCAGGAAAAGGATTGCCTTTCAATCCAGACCTTCCATTCATTTTTTTGGACCATTCTTAAGGCGCACGGTTACCTGCTTGGGGCTCCAACTAAGCTATCTATCTTGCTTCCCCAAGATGAAAAAGCTCTATCGGCGGGTATCGACGATGATGATGTAGGTTGGCCTGCTTGGCTTGTGGAGCGTGATCGCTTGTTCAGGGAGGAGGGCAGGGTCGCGTTCGATCTTTTTGCTACCAACGTAGGCGATTTGCTAAAGAGCAGTAGTTACCTGCTTCAATCGGTCGCTGATAAGCACCCACTCATCATCGTGGATGAGGCGCAGGACACCAGCGAGCCAGCGTGGGGCAATATTCAGCTTCTCGCGTCGAGGTCCCGGGTGATGTGCCTAGCTGACCAAGAGCAACAGATTTTTGACTTCTTGCCTGGCGTGGGACCGGAACGAATCTCCGTGATTCGCCAGGTTTTGCAGCCCTTTGCTGTGGATTTGGGAACGCAGAATCACCGTAGTCCGAATTCGGAGATACTTTGCTTCGGGAACGACACGTTGAATGGCGTCGTTCGTGGGGCGCCGTATCAAGGTATATCACAGTTAATGTACCGCCCAGAAAATCCCACCCCTAATTGGAATCATTTGCTGCGTCGTGCTCTTAAGGAGCTGTATGGCTCCATTATCGCGCAGGCCGGCGCCATGCCAGGCACGATCGCCATCCTGGTCGGTAATAATCGCAGCGCTTTAAGGATGTCTAATGCGCTCAACGCACTGGGGCCTAATGTTGGCAAAGCCGTTCAACATAAGCTCCATTTTGACGAAGCAGAATCTCTGCTTTCAGCACGGTTAGCTGCCTTTCTTCTAGAGCCAAAAAAATCAGAGAACGAAGCCTTTGACATAGCATCTAGCATGGATCTAATCGCTGCGGCCCGTAATGCCACGGGCCAGGCAAAAGCTGCTATTGCCACGCTGAAAGCGCAGGCTCTGCAAATGAGGCAGGGTAAGCAGTTGAAGATCAACCTCGTAAAAGCATTGCGAGGTGTGCTGGTGACCCTATCTGAGTCTCCGTTCACGGGAGATCCCGCTTACGATTGGCTGGCGGTGAAGGGCGCGCTGCGGGGAAGTGGCCAGAGCGAGTTGCTCAGAGTGGCGGACCAGCTTGACTACCTTGTGGCCTTCAAGCGTGGTCACCGCATCTCTGCCGCATTGGCAGCGGAGTGGATCCGCGACGGGAAATACACCAATGCTCGGGGTGCCCTCGATCAAGCTTTGGCGCAGGAACAAATTCTTGATGGGGTTGAAGCAATACCTGGTCTTCAGATAATGAATATCCACAAGGCTAAAGGGAAGCAATTCGACGGTGTGATCATAGTTAGAGAAGCAAAGCGGAGCGCCAACGGAGTGGGGTCGTCCTTTGTGTGGAGAGACGACGATCCGCCGTACCCCAAAAGTCGAAGGCTCCTGCGAGTGGGCATCACGCGTGCTCGAACGCACCTCCTACTGCTTAATCCCCTGTGGCCTGTATGTCCTCTCTTAAAAGGGCAGCAACTATAA
- a CDS encoding helix-turn-helix domain-containing protein, with protein MDVKLAFGKALRQIRKARGMTQEAFEPGVVRTYISALERGIHSPTLERIVELAALLNVSSAALLTLTAFYEQDSQDSASFLNELCEDVCNWI; from the coding sequence ATGGACGTGAAGCTCGCTTTTGGTAAGGCCTTGAGACAGATACGAAAGGCCCGCGGAATGACGCAAGAGGCGTTTGAGCCGGGCGTCGTAAGGACATATATCAGCGCACTGGAAAGAGGAATCCACTCGCCAACTCTAGAACGCATCGTCGAATTGGCCGCGCTTCTAAACGTCTCCTCAGCAGCATTACTCACCCTGACAGCGTTTTACGAGCAGGACAGCCAAGACTCTGCCAGCTTCCTGAATGAGCTGTGTGAAGACGTTTGCAACTGGATCTGA
- a CDS encoding relaxase/mobilization nuclease domain-containing protein, translating into MQRYHGNGEKLIEHHVLSLPAQDQLTDTEFESLTREFLEGMGVDNSMMWLAACHNDTDHSHVHIALCRVQLRFDDSSLASHYGLLANKNDFERGMEIVRVLEQKYELTPTLSPGDNVNNKNQASIIRAISKSVLSSPLETVSDFVHAMAKRGVQIKPVLNKTGKIKGLSYRLNSEDGRWISGSKIMSTVLTFGALCGKLNFSPARDDATLGLGANPKLPAVSKFERDVKTVSVGMMTSVTHLSNQAREFINRNNREGVISIETDNYYKIGFKFNFNFTPQTRPNGKNEMKTWETIVNLGTKKHATPFAKAFSDADIQNILTTTE; encoded by the coding sequence ATACAACGCTATCACGGCAATGGGGAAAAGCTTATAGAACATCACGTGCTATCTCTACCCGCCCAAGACCAACTCACAGATACTGAGTTTGAATCGCTCACGAGGGAATTCTTGGAGGGCATGGGGGTCGATAATAGCATGATGTGGCTTGCAGCTTGCCATAACGACACTGATCATAGCCATGTCCATATCGCACTGTGCCGAGTCCAATTACGATTCGACGATAGCAGCTTAGCATCCCATTATGGACTCTTAGCCAACAAGAACGATTTCGAGCGCGGGATGGAGATTGTACGAGTCCTAGAGCAAAAGTATGAGCTAACGCCGACTCTTTCTCCTGGAGACAATGTAAATAACAAAAACCAAGCGTCAATCATTCGTGCCATTTCTAAAAGCGTACTGTCCAGCCCGCTTGAAACGGTAAGTGACTTCGTACATGCAATGGCAAAACGCGGCGTGCAGATTAAGCCCGTGCTCAACAAGACTGGAAAAATTAAGGGTCTCAGCTATAGGCTTAATTCTGAGGACGGCAGATGGATAAGCGGAAGTAAGATCATGTCAACGGTGCTAACGTTCGGGGCCCTGTGCGGAAAACTAAATTTCTCCCCAGCTCGCGACGACGCCACCCTGGGACTCGGTGCGAACCCTAAGCTCCCAGCAGTATCGAAGTTTGAGCGGGATGTAAAAACTGTAAGCGTCGGCATGATGACCTCAGTAACCCATCTGTCAAATCAAGCTCGCGAATTCATTAATCGAAATAATCGAGAAGGTGTAATTTCCATAGAAACCGATAATTATTATAAAATCGGCTTCAAATTTAACTTTAACTTTACCCCCCAAACCCGCCCCAATGGCAAGAACGAAATGAAGACCTGGGAAACCATTGTCAATCTTGGCACCAAAAAACATGCTACGCCTTTTGCAAAAGCATTTTCAGACGCCGATATTCAAAATATTCTTACTACCACCGAATAA